The following proteins are encoded in a genomic region of Sphaeramia orbicularis chromosome 2, fSphaOr1.1, whole genome shotgun sequence:
- the LOC115433682 gene encoding C-X-C chemokine receptor type 1-like — protein sequence MGAMSLSFDVPDDFFANDSSHINFTDFILDPLTISCEINLLSPTVTVGLCIILIIIFLLAIPGNLLVGWVISISQHAATPSDVYLFHLTMADFLMALTIPFSAVVVVQGWIFGDFMCKLVSLIFDANFYTSILFLACISIDRYLVIVHASETLKSRQRMCSRTVCGAVWALGCALALPAFFNEAFKPDNDKELLICSETFDIGDAASWRVTIRAFRHIFGFLLPLSVMVTAYSITIGRLLHTRGFQKHRAMRVIIVVVIVFLLCWMPYHLTMMVDTLLRAKLIPFDCAMRRSVDKALAITNSMALFHSCINPVLYAFVGEKFRKKMKLLLQRRFRQERMSGSKFSRSTSQISDGSQAVF from the coding sequence ATGGGTGCCATGTCATTGTCCTTTGACGTTCCTGATGACTTCTTCGCAAATGACAGCAGCCACATCAATTTTACAGACTTCATTCTAGATCCACTCACAATATCATGTGAGATAAACCTACTCAGTCCTACAGTAACTGTGGGTTTGTGTATCATCCTCATAATCATCTTTTTACTGGCAATACCAGGAAATCTGTTGGTCGGATGGGTGATAAGCATCAGTCAACATGCTGCCACTCCATCAGATGTGTATTTGTTTCATCTGACAATGGCAGATTTCCTGATGGCTCTAACTATCCCATTCTCTGCTGTAGTAGTGGTGCAAGGGTGGATCTTTGGAGACTTCATGTGCAAACTTGTGAGTCTCATCTTTGACGCAAACTTCTATACCAGTATCCTGTTCCTGGCCTGTATTAGCATAGATCGTTATCTTGTGATTGTGCACGCCAGCGAGACTCTGAAAAGTCGCCAGAGGATGTGCAGCAGGACGGTCTGTGGAGCAGTGTGGGCTCTTGGTTGTGCCCTTGCACTGCCTGCATTTTTCAATGAAGCCTTTAAGCCAGACAACGACAAGGAGTTATTGATTTGTTCTGAAACCTTTGACATTGGTGACGCCGCCTCATGGAGGGTTACTATACGTGCATTCCGTCACATATTCGGCTTCTTGCTGCCACTGAGTGTAATGGTAACTGCCTACAGCATCACCATTGGAAGACTGCTGCACACCCGTGGTTTCCAGAAGCACCGAGCCATGAGGGTGATCATAGTGGTGGTGATTGTGTTTCTGCTGTGCTGGATGCCATACCATCTAACCATGATGGTGGACACACTCCTGAGGGCTAAGCTCATACCTTTTGATTGTGCCATGAGGAGGTCAGTGGACAAGGCTTTGGCCATAACCAACAGCATGGCTCTTTTCCACAGCTGCATCAATCCAGTCCTCTACGCCTTTGTGGGAGAAAAGTTCAGGAAGAAAATGAAGCTGTTGCTTCAGAGGAGATTCAGACAGGAAAGGATGTCCGGGTCAAAGTTCAGTAGGTCCACATCTCAGATCTCAGATGGCAGTCAAGCTGTTTTCTGA